TCAATCCGTCGATCGCCAATCGCCACTCGCCAACCGTCGATCGCCACTCGCCAATCGGCCATCGCCAATGGATGATGCCCGCCTGATGCGCAAGGCTCTCGCGCTCGCGGAGCGCGGGCGCGGCGGCACCAGTCCGAATCCGATGGTCGGCGCGCTGGTGGTGTCGCCGGACGGCGTGATCGTCGGCCGCGGCGCGCACCGCGCGGCGGGCGGTCCGCACGCCGAGGTGGTCGCGCTCGACGACGCCGGCGGCCGGGCGCGCGGCGCCACGCTGTATTGCACGCTCGAGCCGTGCTCGCACACCGGCCGGACGGGGCCGTGCGCGCCGCTCGTCGCCCGCGCCGGGATCCGCCGTGCGGTGATCGCGATGCCGGACCCGAATCCGCGCGTGGACGGCGGCGGACTCCGCCACCTCCGCGAGAACGGGATCGAGACCGTCGTCGGCGTCGAGGCGGCCGCCGCGGCGCGGCAGAACGCGGTGTTCCTGACCAACATCCGGCACCGGCGAACCCACGTCACGTTGAAGGCGGCGGTCAGCGTCGACGGCCGGCTCGGCAGGCCGGGCGTGCGGACGCGGCTGACCGGCCCGGTCGCGAACCGGCGGATCCAGCGGCAGCGCGCCGAAGTTGACGCGATCGCCGTCGGCGCCGGGACCATCCTGGTCGACGATCCGCTGCTGACGGCGCGCGGCGCCTTCCGCGAGCGCCCGTTGACGAGGGTCATCTTCGATCGGCGGCTGCGCACGCCGCCCACCGCCCGGGTGCTCTCGACGCTCGAGGCCGGGCCGGTGATAATCGTAGGGAGCGAGGCTGCGGCGTCCGGCGGAGCGGCCGCCGATCTGACCGCGGCCGGCGCCCGCATCCTCGCGTTGAACGCCGGCGATCTCGGTACCGCGCTGCGCGCGCTCCTCGACGCGGGCATCGCCTCGCTCGTGCTCGAGGGGGGCGGAACCCTGCACCGCGCCGCGCTCGACGCGGGCGTGGTAGACGCCGTGCACGTGTACAT
The sequence above is drawn from the Vicinamibacterales bacterium genome and encodes:
- the ribD gene encoding bifunctional diaminohydroxyphosphoribosylaminopyrimidine deaminase/5-amino-6-(5-phosphoribosylamino)uracil reductase RibD — encoded protein: MDDARLMRKALALAERGRGGTSPNPMVGALVVSPDGVIVGRGAHRAAGGPHAEVVALDDAGGRARGATLYCTLEPCSHTGRTGPCAPLVARAGIRRAVIAMPDPNPRVDGGGLRHLRENGIETVVGVEAAAAARQNAVFLTNIRHRRTHVTLKAAVSVDGRLGRPGVRTRLTGPVANRRIQRQRAEVDAIAVGAGTILVDDPLLTARGAFRERPLTRVIFDRRLRTPPTARVLSTLEAGPVIIVGSEAAASGGAAADLTAAGARILALNAGDLGTALRALLDAGIASLVLEGGGTLHRAALDAGVVDAVHVYITPRTLGEAGVAWLGEGRIAWDGLRDRRATWLGNDLLVEGVVETDVHGDR